The DNA window TGAAGAAGAAAAATATCTTATGCAAAATATCCTAAATATAAATCCCGCAAAATATGGAATTGCGGCGCCTTATTTAGGCATTGAATCGGTACCACAGGATATTGTCGCAATAAGAGGGCAAAAATATATTTGGGAAGAGGAGGAAAAAAAGATAGCTACACAGTATCTTCCTAAAAACGTGTACGAAGCATACACAAAAATGAACAAGGTGGTAAAAAAAGACACAAAAGACGGACTGCTTGTAAGGTCGGGGTACCGCTCCCCTGCCTATCAGTTTTTAACGTTTGTATACTACTTTCAAAAAAATGATTTTGACATCCAAAAAACATTTGCACAAGTAGCTCTACCCGGCTATAGTGAGCACGGATATCCTCCCAGGCAGGCAGTAGATTTTATTACAGAAAACGGAGTTATATGGGGAGATAAAATATGTTTTGATGAAACCATAGAATATAAGTGGCTATTAAAAAACGCTGCCAAGTACGGATTTTTCTTATCATACCCACAAGACAACGAGAAGGGCATGATGTTCGAACCCTGGCACTGGAGATATAACCCATGAAACATAAAACTTGAAACATGGAACACATAAATAAGTTTGTAGATAAATATAAGTTAAAAATTGGCGGCACCGAATTTTGGGTGCCTTATCCTTATGAAAAACTGACCCTACAACACAGAAGAGAGTTTTCAGGAAAAAAGCCTGCCCCTCTCCCTTTTAAAGGCAGGGGCACGCCGGAACAAATAAAAGAGTATCTTATAGATGCGCTTGAAAAAGAAAAAACAAAGCCAAAAACTCCGGAGGAATATCGGGCTTTTATGTCTTCAATCAATCTTGGGGTAGAGTGTTCCGGGTTTGCATATTATGTTTTAGACGAGTATTTAAAAGAAAATTACA is part of the Candidatus Spechtbacterales bacterium genome and encodes:
- a CDS encoding M15 family metallopeptidase, coding for MSDSIIPTTITIGGKEKNIINSLVQTIDIIKTEMSDNFVLLISFEELENRLSEEEKYLMQNILNINPAKYGIAAPYLGIESVPQDIVAIRGQKYIWEEEEKKIATQYLPKNVYEAYTKMNKVVKKDTKDGLLVRSGYRSPAYQFLTFVYYFQKNDFDIQKTFAQVALPGYSEHGYPPRQAVDFITENGVIWGDKICFDETIEYKWLLKNAAKYGFFLSYPQDNEKGMMFEPWHWRYNP